One stretch of Indicator indicator isolate 239-I01 chromosome 36, UM_Iind_1.1, whole genome shotgun sequence DNA includes these proteins:
- the RAB11B gene encoding ras-related protein Rab-11B, with amino-acid sequence MGTRDDEYDYLFKVVLIGDSGVGKSNLLSRFTRNEFNLESKSTIGVEFATRSIQVDGKTIKAQIWDTAGQERYRAITSAYYRGAVGALLVYDIAKHLTYENVERWLKELRDHADNNIVIMLVGNKSDLRHLRAVPTDEARAFAEKNNLSFIETSALDSTNVEEAFKNILTEIYRIVSQKQIADRSAHDESPGNNVVDISVPPTTDGQKSNKLQCCQNL; translated from the exons ATGGGCACCCGCGACGACGAGTACGATTATCTCTTCAAAG TTGTGTTGATTGGAGACTCTGGAGTTGGGAAGAGTAATCTCCTGTCACGTTTCACACGCAATGAGTTCAACCTGGAGAGTAAGAGCACCATTGGGGTGGAGTTTGCCACCAGAAGCATCCAGGTGGATGGGAAGACGATAAAGGCCCAGATCTGGGACACTGCAGGCCAGGAGCGGTACAGAGCCATCACCTCCGC GTACTACCGTGGTGCTGTTGGGGCTCTGCTGGTCTATGACATTGCCAAGCACCTCACCTACGAGAACGTGGAGCGCTGGCTGAAGGAGCTGCGGGACCATGCCGACAACAACATCGTCATCatgctggtgggcaacaagaGCGACCTGCGCCACCTGCGCGCCGTGCCCACCGACGAGGCTCGGGCATTCGCAg aaaaaaataacttatCTTTTATTGAAACTTCTGCTCTGGATTCAACAAACGTAGAAGAAGCCTTCAAGAACATCCTTACAG AGATCTACCGCATCGTCTCGCAGAAGCAGATCGCCGACCGCTCGGCGCACGACGAGTCCCCGGGCAACAACGTGGTGGACATCAGCGTGCCCCCGACCACCGACGGACAGAAATCCAACAAACTCCAGTGCTGTCAGAacctgtga